A part of Hymenobacter swuensis DY53 genomic DNA contains:
- a CDS encoding DUF7619 domain-containing protein, whose protein sequence is MKQLLRLLLLLLGLHARSLQAQLPVQPAAFSSAGYDNIVSATHDAQGRLYVLGFHSFNQNTTSSTPPAIRTTAGTTLLPGGNSGTHFIATYSPTGQLERLQPYGMGYGGELRSIAVDNAGNIYVTGRETQYTFLLRKLDRNLQTVWSLTEGTSGGAWGNKVLVDAQGAVYVAGTAQTWSMFGLMLRQRGCCPQNDFIIKVNTQGVLQWIRAGLGGPDDRIGESSANSLALDRAGNVVMVGTLSGTGDYGGTTLTGGAGNIIAVNYSPAGIVRWARCYGNPAYPTRGGTSALDVATDEADNLYISGAFYGPQQFGASTLNTTSYYRDALLLKLAATGTPLWAQAGGYTAGTNLSASAYTSVAYRAGKVKVTGYSQSTQGLYESNPVVASYEANGRQAWATNLTPGLIATGNKILLDADQTCHVFGSFKNTFRIGATAFPSYGGQQDAFYVQVLDSARYNASCTIRGTLYQDSNQDCLLSAGEARLGGIIVEALPGPRYGITDSLGQYAIATDTGRYTVQPRLPQRPGQVFTAQCPAGGVSGPLPLPTPGSVVSGVDFGHGVDATAYLVAQVAAGRRRRCAPGTTVVTYANQGVLTSPAAQVLVRLPRYVILRAASQPYTWRADSTLVFAVGPLAPGQSGMITLQDSVACGDPTIRGLTVCTQAWITPGVVLTRPAGWNQANLQARGAAQAGNQVRFVLRNIGVGATTDSLAMRLYQGNRLALQQRFLLAAGDSLVLRVPAREAVVRLEADQPAAHPLGGQASANVELSALRPPGGAPSPAMAAFPPAHPGPSAAEECLPIVDSYDPNDKQVVPAGRTAQRYTPTNVPLQYMVRFQNTGTDAAYRVVVVDTLAAQLDVRTLRLGAASHRYRLRVTGTMRPVLTFTFDPIFLPDSASNEPASQGFVQFTVQPKAGLPDLTEVRNHADIYFDYNLPVRTNSTLNRLHDLPAVIDTAVALSYPAVLATPAVLTLSPAQGRAGTLVMIAGRRLALLPTAPNVYFNGVLAPLVSATATGLVVRVPGGATTGPVKVVTADGAGRSAANFVVYQPPTLTALTPAEARPGTAVALTGTHFSSVAVLDTVWFNGVAARVLQATTTSLQVEVPVGASTGRVRLSTLGGTVESAQPFRIWYPPLITGFSPAKAAANAVVTVMGSALAEDASRNSVFFGAARATVLQASNGRVQVRVPSTAESGPVRLETPGGAASAAGFTFLPAPVITAYEPTQGSVGTPVTLMGRHFQVDGQPDTIWLAGVPARLVSASPTELRVLVPRGTRTGAWTVAGVGGRSSSTEFELRALPPQTATTVFPNPARGPVTVRWTQAEFTVHSLELLDAVGRRVLQRSASPAEQDELRLELSGVRAGLYMIILHTSQGKVYKRLSVL, encoded by the coding sequence ATGAAGCAACTGCTACGGCTGCTCCTGTTACTTCTTGGGCTTCATGCCCGCTCCCTCCAAGCCCAGTTGCCCGTGCAGCCCGCTGCCTTCAGCAGCGCCGGCTACGACAACATCGTCAGCGCCACCCACGACGCGCAAGGTCGCTTGTACGTGCTTGGCTTTCACAGCTTCAATCAAAACACAACCAGTTCAACACCCCCAGCCATCCGGACCACGGCGGGCACGACGCTCTTGCCGGGAGGAAACTCCGGGACCCACTTTATTGCCACCTACAGCCCGACCGGGCAACTGGAACGACTCCAACCCTATGGCATGGGGTACGGCGGCGAACTGCGCTCGATTGCCGTCGACAATGCGGGCAACATCTACGTAACAGGTAGAGAAACGCAGTACACCTTTCTGCTCCGCAAGCTGGACCGCAATTTGCAAACCGTGTGGAGTCTGACCGAGGGCACCAGCGGCGGCGCGTGGGGCAACAAGGTGCTGGTGGACGCGCAAGGCGCCGTATATGTGGCCGGCACGGCACAAACCTGGAGCATGTTCGGCCTGATGCTGCGCCAGCGTGGTTGCTGCCCCCAGAACGACTTTATTATCAAGGTCAATACCCAGGGGGTACTGCAGTGGATCCGGGCCGGACTGGGTGGGCCCGACGACCGAATCGGGGAGTCGTCGGCCAATTCCCTGGCCTTGGATCGGGCCGGCAATGTGGTGATGGTCGGTACCTTATCGGGCACCGGCGACTACGGAGGCACTACGCTGACGGGAGGGGCCGGCAACATCATCGCCGTTAACTACAGCCCGGCTGGCATCGTGCGCTGGGCCCGCTGCTACGGCAACCCTGCCTATCCTACGCGCGGCGGCACCAGCGCCCTGGACGTGGCGACGGACGAAGCCGACAACCTCTACATCAGTGGTGCCTTCTACGGCCCGCAGCAATTTGGCGCGAGTACGCTCAACACCACCAGTTACTACCGGGATGCCCTGCTGCTGAAGCTGGCCGCCACTGGTACGCCGCTATGGGCCCAGGCGGGCGGGTATACCGCCGGCACCAACCTCTCGGCCAGCGCCTATACCAGTGTGGCTTACCGCGCTGGCAAGGTTAAGGTCACCGGCTACAGCCAGAGCACGCAGGGCCTATACGAATCGAACCCGGTGGTGGCCAGCTACGAGGCGAACGGCCGGCAGGCCTGGGCAACCAACCTGACGCCCGGGCTCATCGCCACGGGCAATAAGATCCTGCTCGATGCCGATCAGACCTGCCACGTATTTGGTTCCTTCAAGAACACTTTCCGGATCGGGGCCACAGCCTTTCCTAGCTACGGGGGGCAACAGGACGCTTTCTACGTACAGGTGCTCGACTCAGCGCGTTACAACGCTTCCTGCACGATTCGCGGCACCCTCTATCAGGATAGCAATCAGGACTGTCTGCTTTCGGCCGGCGAAGCCCGGCTGGGCGGCATTATCGTTGAAGCCTTACCGGGCCCCCGCTATGGCATAACCGACTCACTGGGGCAGTATGCCATTGCTACGGATACCGGGCGCTACACCGTACAGCCTCGCTTACCCCAGCGCCCGGGTCAGGTGTTTACTGCTCAGTGTCCGGCAGGTGGCGTATCGGGTCCGCTCCCTCTGCCAACGCCGGGCAGCGTGGTTTCGGGCGTGGACTTCGGGCACGGGGTGGATGCCACGGCGTACCTGGTGGCGCAGGTAGCGGCGGGGCGCCGCCGCCGGTGCGCACCCGGCACCACCGTCGTGACCTATGCCAACCAGGGAGTGCTTACTTCACCGGCGGCTCAGGTGCTGGTCCGGCTTCCCCGCTACGTCATCTTGCGCGCTGCCTCACAGCCCTACACCTGGCGTGCGGACAGCACTCTGGTCTTTGCCGTTGGTCCGCTCGCGCCTGGGCAGTCGGGCATGATTACGCTGCAGGACTCCGTGGCCTGCGGCGACCCCACCATCCGGGGGCTGACGGTGTGTACGCAGGCCTGGATCACGCCTGGGGTCGTGCTGACGCGGCCAGCCGGCTGGAATCAGGCCAACCTGCAAGCACGGGGCGCGGCGCAAGCCGGTAATCAGGTGCGCTTTGTCTTGCGCAACATCGGGGTAGGTGCTACCACTGACAGCCTGGCGATGCGCCTCTACCAAGGCAACCGGCTGGCGCTGCAGCAACGTTTTCTGCTGGCGGCCGGCGACAGTCTGGTGCTGCGCGTGCCGGCCCGCGAGGCCGTGGTACGCTTGGAAGCGGACCAACCAGCAGCGCATCCGCTGGGCGGCCAAGCCAGTGCCAATGTGGAGCTGTCAGCTCTTCGCCCCCCCGGCGGCGCGCCTAGTCCGGCCATGGCGGCGTTTCCGCCGGCCCATCCTGGGCCGAGTGCTGCCGAGGAGTGTCTGCCCATTGTTGACTCCTATGATCCGAACGATAAGCAGGTCGTGCCGGCGGGCCGTACGGCCCAGCGCTATACGCCAACTAATGTGCCCCTGCAGTATATGGTGCGCTTCCAGAATACCGGCACCGACGCAGCTTACCGGGTTGTTGTAGTGGATACGCTGGCCGCCCAGCTCGACGTGCGCACGCTCCGCTTGGGAGCAGCTTCGCACCGCTACCGCCTGCGCGTAACCGGCACAATGCGGCCGGTGCTCACCTTCACCTTTGATCCCATTTTTCTGCCTGACTCCGCTAGCAACGAACCCGCCAGCCAAGGATTTGTACAGTTTACTGTGCAGCCCAAGGCGGGTTTGCCGGATCTGACGGAAGTGCGCAACCACGCTGATATTTACTTCGACTATAACCTGCCCGTTCGCACCAACAGCACCCTCAACCGCCTGCACGACCTGCCGGCGGTAATCGATACTGCCGTCGCCCTTAGCTACCCGGCGGTGCTGGCCACTCCGGCCGTGCTGACGCTGAGCCCGGCGCAGGGCCGGGCCGGCACGCTTGTTATGATTGCCGGCCGCCGCCTAGCCTTGCTGCCAACTGCCCCGAACGTCTACTTTAACGGGGTACTGGCCCCGCTGGTCAGCGCCACCGCCACTGGCCTCGTGGTGCGGGTACCGGGCGGGGCCACTACGGGCCCGGTGAAAGTGGTAACTGCGGACGGCGCGGGGCGGAGTGCGGCAAATTTTGTGGTGTACCAGCCGCCAACGCTGACGGCCCTCACACCGGCCGAAGCCCGGCCGGGCACGGCAGTAGCCCTTACAGGCACCCACTTCTCATCGGTAGCAGTGCTGGATACCGTGTGGTTTAACGGGGTGGCCGCACGCGTGCTGCAAGCAACTACCACGAGCTTGCAGGTGGAAGTACCTGTAGGGGCGAGCACGGGCCGCGTCCGCCTCAGTACACTGGGCGGTACGGTGGAAAGCGCCCAGCCATTCCGGATCTGGTACCCACCGCTGATCACCGGCTTCAGCCCGGCCAAGGCCGCAGCCAACGCCGTGGTCACGGTAATGGGCAGTGCATTGGCTGAGGACGCTAGTCGCAATAGTGTGTTTTTCGGTGCCGCCCGGGCAACCGTGCTACAGGCCAGCAACGGCCGGGTGCAGGTGCGCGTACCCAGTACCGCCGAATCCGGACCGGTGCGGTTGGAAACGCCCGGAGGAGCCGCCAGCGCGGCCGGCTTTACGTTTTTGCCCGCCCCAGTCATCACGGCTTACGAGCCCACCCAGGGGAGCGTAGGTACTCCCGTCACCCTGATGGGCCGGCACTTTCAGGTCGATGGGCAGCCGGACACTATCTGGCTGGCCGGAGTGCCCGCCCGCCTAGTAAGCGCCTCACCCACCGAGTTGCGCGTGCTGGTACCACGGGGCACCCGCACCGGGGCGTGGACGGTGGCTGGGGTTGGCGGGCGTAGCAGCTCGACCGAGTTCGAACTGCGGGCACTACCGCCCCAAACGGCTACGACCGTATTCCCGAATCCCGCCCGCGGCCCGGTAACCGTCCGGTGGACCCAGGCAGAGTTCACCGTGCATTCGCTGGAATTGCTTGACGCAGTGGGACGCCGCGTGCTGCAGCGATCCGCCAGCCCGGCTGAACAGGATGAACTACGGCTGGAGCTGAGCGGAGTGCGAGCCGGCTTATACATGATCATTTTGCATACAAGCCAGGGAAAGGTATACAAACGCCTCTCGGTTCTCTAG